A region from the Thauera humireducens genome encodes:
- the urtC gene encoding urea ABC transporter permease subunit UrtC, with protein MDAIKTWLGRSGLASIAILAVLLLVVFPLAMDTFRLNLVGKYLTYGFVAIGLVMLWGYGGVLSLGQGVFFGLGGYAMAMFLKLEASDPESTKIQSTPGIPDFMDWNQLTELPLWWEPFNSFGFTLFAVVAVPVLLAFIISYAMFKRRVGGVYFAIITQAVALILTVLIIGQQGYTGGVNGMTDLKTLMGWDIRTDEAKTLLYFLTAALLLGAILLCRWIQLSKLGTLLLAMRDKEDRVRFSGYDVSMFKVFAFCLAAALSAIGGAMFTLQVGFMSPSFVGIVPSIEMVIFAAVGGRMSLVGAVYGALLVNFGKTYFSETFPDLWLFLMAALFIGVVMAFPNGLAGLYESHVKPWLARRKQAPAPAGSGGEPPSATTAPTVPHTTTSSAAAPTADIHLGAKVSSQSA; from the coding sequence ATGGATGCAATCAAAACCTGGCTGGGACGCAGCGGCCTTGCCAGCATCGCGATCCTCGCCGTCCTGCTGCTGGTGGTGTTCCCGCTGGCGATGGACACCTTCCGCCTGAACCTGGTGGGCAAGTACCTCACCTACGGCTTCGTCGCCATCGGCCTCGTCATGCTGTGGGGCTACGGCGGCGTGCTGAGCCTGGGCCAGGGGGTGTTCTTCGGCCTCGGCGGCTACGCCATGGCCATGTTCCTGAAGCTCGAGGCCTCCGACCCGGAGAGCACCAAAATCCAATCCACGCCGGGCATCCCCGACTTCATGGACTGGAACCAGCTCACCGAGCTGCCGCTGTGGTGGGAGCCCTTCAACTCCTTCGGCTTCACGCTGTTCGCGGTGGTCGCGGTGCCGGTGCTGCTGGCCTTCATCATCAGCTACGCCATGTTCAAGCGCCGCGTGGGCGGGGTGTACTTCGCCATCATCACCCAGGCGGTGGCGCTGATCCTGACCGTGCTCATCATCGGCCAGCAGGGCTACACCGGCGGCGTCAACGGCATGACCGACCTCAAGACGCTGATGGGCTGGGACATCCGCACCGACGAAGCCAAGACGCTGCTGTACTTCCTCACCGCCGCCCTGCTGCTCGGCGCCATCCTGCTGTGCCGCTGGATCCAGCTCAGCAAGCTCGGCACCCTGCTGCTGGCGATGCGCGACAAGGAAGACCGCGTGCGCTTCTCGGGCTACGACGTGTCGATGTTCAAGGTCTTCGCCTTCTGCCTGGCGGCCGCGCTGTCGGCCATCGGCGGCGCGATGTTCACGCTCCAGGTCGGCTTCATGTCGCCGTCCTTCGTCGGCATCGTGCCCTCGATCGAGATGGTGATCTTCGCCGCGGTGGGCGGGCGCATGAGCCTGGTGGGCGCGGTGTATGGCGCGCTGCTGGTGAATTTCGGCAAGACCTACTTCTCCGAGACCTTCCCCGACCTGTGGCTGTTCCTGATGGCGGCGCTCTTCATCGGCGTGGTCATGGCCTTCCCCAACGGTCTGGCCGGCCTGTACGAGAGCCACGTCAAGCCCTGGCTGGCGCGCCGCAAGCAGGCGCCGGCGCCGGCCGGCAGCGGGGGCGAGCCGCCCAGCGCGACCACGGCGCCGACGGTCCCGCACACCACCACCAGCAGCGCCGCTGCCCCGACCGCCGACATCCACCTCGGCGCCAAGGTCAGCAGCCAGTCAGCCTGA
- the urtA gene encoding urea ABC transporter substrate-binding protein — MSDKHLPSSSRRTFMLGAAALPLALAMSRMGHAAALPTAQVNTSGLAVTDTEVIVGQLHSATGTMAISETGSIQAEQLAIDQINAMGGILGRKIKVIKEDGASDWPTFAEKSRKLLVNDKVATVFGCWTSASRKAVLPIFEKENGLLYYPTFYEGLEQSKNVIYTGQEATQQILYGLDWAKKEKGAQKVFLVGSDYIWPRTSMKIARKHIENFQGGKVVGEEYYPLGNTNFNSLINKIKIAKPDCIFAAVVGGSNVAFYKQLKAAGITGAKQFLLTLSVTEDEMLGIGGENFEGFYSSMKYFQTLDNANNKAFVEAFKKAYGPKAVIGDVTQAAYLGPWLWKAAVEKAGSFDVDKVVAASPGIELPTAPEGYVKIHENHHLYSKARIAQGQADGTFKVVAESPELIVPDPFPKGYQ; from the coding sequence ATGTCAGACAAGCACCTGCCTTCCTCCTCGCGCCGCACGTTCATGCTCGGCGCCGCCGCTCTCCCGCTCGCACTGGCCATGTCCCGCATGGGCCACGCCGCCGCGCTGCCTACCGCCCAGGTCAACACCAGCGGCCTGGCCGTGACCGACACCGAAGTCATCGTCGGCCAGCTGCACTCGGCCACCGGCACCATGGCCATCTCCGAGACCGGCTCCATCCAGGCCGAACAGCTCGCCATCGACCAGATCAACGCCATGGGCGGCATCCTCGGCCGCAAGATCAAGGTGATCAAGGAAGACGGCGCCTCCGACTGGCCGACCTTCGCCGAGAAGTCGCGCAAGCTGCTGGTGAACGACAAGGTCGCCACCGTGTTCGGTTGCTGGACCTCGGCCTCGCGCAAGGCCGTGCTGCCGATCTTCGAGAAGGAAAACGGCCTGCTCTACTACCCCACCTTCTACGAAGGCCTGGAGCAGTCGAAGAACGTCATCTACACCGGCCAGGAAGCCACCCAGCAGATCCTCTACGGCCTCGACTGGGCGAAGAAGGAAAAGGGCGCACAGAAGGTCTTCCTGGTGGGCTCGGACTACATCTGGCCGCGCACCTCGATGAAGATCGCGCGCAAGCACATCGAGAACTTCCAGGGCGGCAAGGTCGTCGGCGAGGAGTACTACCCGCTCGGCAACACCAACTTCAACTCGCTGATCAACAAGATCAAGATCGCCAAGCCCGACTGCATCTTCGCGGCCGTGGTGGGCGGATCGAACGTCGCCTTCTACAAGCAGCTGAAGGCCGCCGGCATCACCGGCGCCAAGCAGTTCCTGCTCACGCTGTCGGTGACCGAGGACGAGATGCTGGGCATCGGCGGCGAGAACTTCGAGGGCTTCTACTCCTCGATGAAGTACTTCCAGACCCTCGACAACGCCAACAACAAGGCCTTCGTCGAGGCCTTCAAGAAAGCCTACGGACCCAAGGCGGTCATCGGCGACGTCACCCAGGCGGCCTACCTCGGCCCCTGGCTGTGGAAGGCGGCGGTCGAGAAGGCGGGCAGCTTCGATGTGGACAAGGTGGTCGCCGCCTCGCCGGGCATCGAGCTGCCGACCGCGCCCGAGGGCTACGTGAAGATCCACGAGAACCACCACCTGTACAGCAAGGCCCGCATCGCGCAGGGCCAGGCCGACGGCACCTTCAAGGTGGTGGCGGAATCGCCCGAGCTGATCGTTCCGGACCCCTTCCCCAAGGGCTACCAGTAA
- the urtB gene encoding urea ABC transporter permease subunit UrtB: MSFDEIYNIALMQGFAGLSLFAVLLLMGLGLAIIFGQMGVINMAHGEFMTIGAYTIFLLSSLTETYAPGLIQAYFPFAIVCAFLVAFAFGWLAEWALIRHLYKRPLDTLLATWGLSLGMQQAFRTIIGPKEVSPTLPDWLMGSWSPAEGLDIPINGMFVLGLTIVVTGGVLLALYKSRWGLRVRATVANRSMANAIGINTTRTDRVTFAIGCGIAGVAGAAFTTIGSTGPTSGSLYIVDAFLVVTFGGAASLWGTVVSAFGIAQTQSISEFFLSGSMAKVLTLLLIVTILMLRPQGLFASKVRR, encoded by the coding sequence ATGTCGTTCGACGAAATCTACAACATCGCCCTGATGCAGGGTTTTGCCGGCCTGAGCCTGTTCGCGGTGCTGCTGCTGATGGGACTCGGCCTGGCGATCATCTTCGGCCAGATGGGCGTCATCAACATGGCGCATGGCGAGTTCATGACCATCGGCGCCTACACCATCTTCCTGCTTTCCAGCCTCACCGAAACCTACGCGCCGGGGCTGATCCAGGCCTACTTCCCGTTCGCCATCGTGTGCGCCTTCCTCGTCGCCTTCGCCTTCGGCTGGCTCGCGGAATGGGCGCTGATCCGGCACCTGTACAAGCGCCCGCTCGACACCCTGCTCGCCACCTGGGGTCTGTCGCTGGGCATGCAGCAGGCGTTCCGCACCATCATCGGGCCGAAGGAAGTCAGCCCCACCCTGCCCGACTGGCTGATGGGCTCGTGGTCGCCGGCCGAAGGGCTCGACATCCCGATCAACGGCATGTTCGTGCTCGGCCTCACCATCGTCGTCACCGGCGGCGTGCTGCTCGCGCTCTACAAGTCGCGCTGGGGCCTGCGGGTGCGCGCCACGGTCGCCAACCGCAGCATGGCCAACGCCATCGGCATCAACACCACGCGCACCGACCGCGTCACCTTCGCCATCGGCTGCGGCATCGCCGGCGTGGCGGGGGCGGCCTTCACCACCATCGGCTCGACCGGCCCGACCAGCGGCTCGCTTTACATCGTCGATGCCTTCCTGGTGGTGACCTTCGGCGGCGCAGCCAGCCTGTGGGGCACGGTGGTCTCGGCCTTCGGCATCGCACAGACGCAGTCGATCTCCGAGTTCTTCCTGTCCGGCTCGATGGCCAAGGTGCTCACCCTGCTGCTGATCGTGACCATCCTGATGCTGCGCCCGCAAGGCCTGTTCGCCTCCAAGGTGCGCCGCTGA
- the urtD gene encoding urea ABC transporter ATP-binding protein UrtD, which produces MSNTDFVLAVEDLTVSFDGFKAIDSLNLYVDRGELRVVIGPNGAGKTTLLDLICGKTKASAGSIKFKNQEMTRLPEHMIVRAGIGRKFQTPSIYENLSVFKNLEVSFPRGRGVFGALGFKCDDAVKAKVDEVAGMIGLADRLDLEAGLLSHGQKQWLEIGMLLMQDPELLMLDEPIAGMSARERELTADLLNRICQNRSVIVIEHDMDFVARIAHKVTVMHQGKILAEGSMDKVQSDPKVIDVYLGH; this is translated from the coding sequence ATGAGCAACACCGACTTCGTCCTCGCCGTGGAAGACCTCACGGTCTCCTTCGACGGCTTCAAGGCCATCGACAGCCTCAACCTCTACGTCGATCGCGGCGAGCTGCGCGTGGTCATCGGCCCCAACGGCGCCGGCAAGACCACCCTGCTCGACCTCATCTGCGGCAAGACCAAGGCCTCGGCCGGCAGCATCAAGTTCAAGAACCAGGAGATGACCCGGCTGCCCGAGCACATGATCGTGCGCGCCGGCATCGGGCGGAAGTTCCAGACCCCGTCCATCTACGAAAACCTCAGCGTGTTCAAGAACCTGGAGGTGTCCTTCCCGCGTGGCCGCGGCGTGTTCGGCGCGCTCGGCTTCAAGTGCGACGACGCGGTCAAGGCCAAGGTCGACGAGGTCGCCGGGATGATCGGTCTCGCCGACCGCCTCGACCTCGAGGCCGGCCTGCTGTCGCACGGCCAGAAGCAGTGGCTGGAGATCGGCATGCTGCTGATGCAGGACCCCGAGCTGCTGATGCTGGACGAGCCCATCGCCGGCATGAGCGCGCGCGAGCGCGAACTGACCGCCGACCTGCTCAACCGCATCTGCCAGAACCGGTCGGTGATCGTCATCGAGCACGACATGGATTTCGTCGCCCGCATCGCCCACAAGGTCACGGTGATGCACCAGGGAAAGATCCTCGCCGAAGGCTCGATGGACAAGGTCCAGTCCGACCCCAAGGTCATC